The Stigmatopora argus isolate UIUO_Sarg chromosome 1, RoL_Sarg_1.0, whole genome shotgun sequence genome segment ATCCTTAGTAGGTAATGACATTAGCCCTAGAAGTTTCTCCTATGACCAtgaccacacaaacacacatgtcaCTTTTCTACTTTAACATAGCTGGAATTATATGcattgtattggattggataactttattcatcccgcattcgtgaaatttcattgtgatagtagcaagaaaaggcatagttataagttacagtacagtcgcaaaggccgcacaacaatgTGATATTTATTTGGATGAGACCAGTGTGAAATGGAAAATGGCAAATTATTGTGATTCTGGCATTTACAAGTTTCTCACACTTGAACAAAAGACGAAGTTTATATTAAGATTATCTGTTAGAAGTGACTATACCACATGGTATTATGGTAAGGATTAGACAAGAAAGTGGAAGACGTCTCCCCTGGAGCTCAAATGTTTGACAAGTGCTGACTTTAGCTTGCACCAACCTGCACGAAGAGCGTGGCTGAGTAACGAACCATCTTCTGAAGCTGCAGCACCTTTGGATGTGGTTGCGGATAGTCTTTCACTCCCAAAGTCAGAATCctcttgctgaaaaaaaaaggtcatacGTTGACCTAGGCCTGGGTGATATATCGATTTTATGAATGAACTTGATTTAATTTCTTAATATCTCCTTAAAATGTacaggtgaggaaaaaaatattaaatcaaaTATTTGGTGAAGCAATGCTGCCATTTTATATTTCAGccacattttaaaatagaagGCGGctcaattggctggccaccgattttagggtgtcccctgcctggtgcccatggttagctgggatagactccagcacccccatggcccttgtgaagataagcgtttaagaaaatgaacgaaaataatttaaaatagaaaacagaCACTAACCTGAGAGCATCAATGAGTTCATAATATTTCTGCACTTCCAGTCGAAGTCCCCCCGCCGTGTCTAAATTGTAGGTGGTCTCTCCGGCACTGTGAATGTGCACGGTCACCAATCACTCAAAAGTGGATGCTAGGCTACTCTCACCGCGGCAACTCACTTGAGTGACTCAGCCATTCGGATGTATTCGGGGGCCTTTTCATCCACCTTGTCCATGCACATCCTCAACCTCTGGCAGGAAGACATGACAGAAGATTAGCCAACTCTACTCATCCAGCTCCTTTTCAAATGCCTAATTGAAGCATTTTATGAAgcaggaagaaaaagaaatgacatGGTAAGATAGGCACTTTCCATGGAAATATTAGAACCGCCTCAATTGAGTCACATTAACATTGCAACACGCACtgtagtttttttgtattattgagGCGGTCACAAAACAGTTGGGAGAGCCTCTTTAATCATAGTTTTTTTCCATTcgacttctgcatgcatactctcattgatactcatttaTTAGCAaaagcgtaacaatgttgtcaaaataattctgaTACTTTTTGTACTATAAAAGTTGTGAAATTACTATTGACATTTGAAAGTATAAATTagttatggctctctctgtcaaaaaggttcccatgCCCTGCCTTAGACCAACCTCGTAAAGCTTGACGATATCGGGTACATAGTCTTTGTCTTCCAACTTGTGCTGCTTCTTCCGCAGTGTGTCCGTGCAGTGTCGACAGCAGCGAATCTTCTCATCGTCCTTATCATCCATCACAGACGTGACGCTGTTCACGCTGCTCACGCTACCCCTCCTGGAGCCCATCCCGCTCGGTGACTGCGACTGAAAATGGCTCCCGGCTAAACTCAGGGCCTCACGTGTGCTATTGATGAGCTTTTCTGTGatttatagaattttttttttaaaaaagaagaagattggAATTAGGGTTAGGAGCAAAGCATTGAAACGTATACCTGATAAGTGTGGCACAGGTCAACGAAAATTTGGAGCGGATACGCACGAGCGAGAGGCAGGGGAACGAACTCCACGCACTTCCTGCACATGATAGAACCACAAAGACGACAGTGGTGCCGTCTGTTGCGAAGGTTGAACTTGCTTCCACAGTCGGGACAGAAAGGGACGTCGGCATCTCTCACCCAGGGCACGATCGACTTCTCGATGGCTAGGATGGAAGATACTTCAAGCGACCGATGCAAACGTGCACGATGAACTCCACGCTCAGCACAAACCTCGGATTTTAGCAGTGTCTGAGTTGGTTCTGTCGAAGGATGTCAGCTGGAAGGACATTTGTCTTTTTAGCACAAGTAACAGCACTGCGATTACAGCATGAGTCAAACACACCTTTTCCAGTCTGATGATGAGCTTATTGACCTCAATGACATAGTGGTCGATCCTGGCGGCGCGCTGCTTCTTGAACATGTCCAAGTGACTTCTTGTAGCTCCTACAGGAGGATAGTTAGAAATTAaaaatctccattttttttatagccaGCACATGCTGGACGtgctcctctttgatttgtttctttttgaatTCTCACCCAGCTCCTGAGGCTCCCACATGTAGGGGTCCACGCCACCGTAATAGAAGGACTCGTAAGTGCCCGCATCCCCACGCTCATCTCCATCCCTCTTCAAAAACTTGTCTTTGGCCTTTTTTGCCTTCTCGACCAAATCTACACACAAGCACATGTTTTTCATCTCTATAGTATATGTTCTATGCGGGTATAACAACTCAAAGTGCTGGTTTCTAGTGCTGATAGTGTCGCTGCTCAGATGTAGCCTAGCCATCTGATTTTAAGCTAAACTGGTCAGATACAGTAATTATATTAGTTGTCATACTTAGTTAGCTCTTCAGTGACAACTATTAAAGTTCAGGCTGGCCTCGAATTACAAACGAATTCAGTTCCGAACATTAGAgcatttatagattatataaTATTAGCAGATTTAAGCAATATTGTACGATTGAATTCGTCATGTTATTAATTTTTATGTTACGTGACCAAGTTATTTGGCTTTGCGGGCTTTGATTGTTAGCGACATAAGGTCTGTGTAAATACAAAACTGCTTTTGGCAAGGAGTTAGCAAGCCGTTTTCATGCGATGTTTTAACTTTGGTCTAAACGCAGTATATCTATCTATACCCATGTTCTCTGATATTTTTATGATGAAAAGCTTTGTTTCCAGTTCAATAGTACCTGCAAACTAGACTGCAATTAAGAAATGCCAGCAACAAAATGGGTCTTTCAAAAGACATCAGCCTAAGAGTCACACATAAAATACCTGCCATCATCAATGTTATGGGATTGGGTTGAAAAAGCCTTGTTAACAAGTCCACAAACTTTGTATTAACAACAAACTTGCAAAGACTATGTTTCAAAATGGTTGAATGTAAGGCTAGCCCATCTAGTATGACATTGGAGAGGAGGacaaacgaattggacgtctctcacAATGATAGGTAGTGAGGTCATATTTAATGTgtacaaatacatttaaatgaaccgGATCTCTTTTCTTTACCCGATTCCGATACTCTGGACATTCGAACGTCCCAGTTTTgacagggtttttttcttttactaccTACCacaagggcggcccggtggggcgagtggctagcgagttggcctcacagctctggggtcctgggttcaaatccaggtcatgtccatctgtgtggagtttgcatgttctcccctgcgtgggtttcctccgggtactccggtttcctcccacattcccaaaaaacatgcatggtaggctgattggacactctaaattgcccctaggtatgagtgtgggcatggatggttgtttgtctccttgtgccctgcgattggctggccaccaattcagggtgtcccccacctctggcccggagacagctgggattggctccagcacccccgcaaccctaatgagcataaagcggttcagaaaatgagatgagctgaGACCTACCACAAGATCTACTCTGTGATTGCATTACATAAACCTGGGCTGGCAgtggatgattaaaaaaagaaagtgcaACCGGAATTGAGCCTGAGGTCGAAGGTGCGAACCCAAGCCATGCAAAACGTACTTTTGAGTTGCCCTCGAACGCGACGTTCGTCGCCAGAATGCTCGTCCTCGTAGTGCTCCTGGAGCTGGTAGAACGACTGCAAGTCCTTGAAACACAGCGGGCAAAGGAAGCCCTCCTTCACCTCGCCCTCCAAAGAGTTCGGATAGGAGTTAGCGGCCATGACGGAAAAGATCCTGCTCGGCTGCCCGCTTCATGGTCATGCATCAGCCCTGTCagtgcaaccaaacaaacaacgAGGTCATTGAGGAGCTTTTTGCTGTAGTGCATGCCGCGTTCGCCATTTTATAGGAAAACTCAGTCCAACTGTTGTGTATTACAGTGCAAGCCAAGGGTGCTAAACAGGCTGAGTTGAGCTGGACTTGCTATGCTGGCACCGCGCAGCAATGTTAGCTGGCTGATGCTAACCAGCTTTTTCTAGCCGCGGAGCAAAACAAATCCAACAATGTCGTCACGTCCCAACACAAACGCGTTGTAGTCGCCCACTAATCTTCACTGTCAGATGCTACATACTTACAGTTTGGCAAAATAAGTGTTAGCCAGCTCGACAACATCCGCTGGCTTCCTTCGGGAGCAGCCCGCCTGGTCATGTGACACACAGTCAATGCCGATGGAATCGTTGCCcccaccaacatggccgccacgTAGGAACGTTTTCATCGAATGCCCCCTCTCGCATAGTTTCAAGGGGGATTTCTGCTTTAAAATTCATTATTATGTCTCTTTGGAATGGGTGATATTGTTCAATTGATAACCAGCAATTGGCGTCGTTGCTGCCAGTGAGTAATATTTAGAAAGTTTACAACCAGCATTACAATACACGCAATTACCCTATGCACGAAAACATTGAAATGGAATATTAATGAAAATGCGAGATACATAATGGCTGCTCTCGATTTAGGCTGCTGTCAGTAGAACACCTGTCCGAGCCCGGAGGTAATCGCTTTATGACAGTTTGTTCCAGTCCCACTAGATGGCAGAATATACCCCGAATCTGCTTGTCCACTTGTTGGTAGCCCCACTTAATACCAAACTACTATTCAAGTAAGAAATTGAGACGAGAGCATCATTATTGCCATATTTGTGTTTATCGTGATATTTTTCTAATGTCAAAGATGTGCTCAAATGCAATCTGTCCACAGAAAGATGATtacactgatttaaaaaaaaatcctacattACTTGAGCACACTTGTGCAACTATACCCCCTTTTTTGAAAACATTGATTTACAATAATTTTGCATTTCATCCTCCCAAAATTTGTCCTGATTTAGAGAAGGAAAGAAATAAGGGCGGATTTTGAGTCAGCGCCCCAAAATTACGGTGTTAAATCACGAATGGATTCGCCGTATCTCTTGACGTCGTGTAAAGAGAATTTGGAGCTTTTAGAAtttttagatgattttttttctaattataacattttacagaaatgaaaaaaaaagattaatcaaAGGACTTAATTCCCATTGCCCAACTTGAATCGCAATGCGTGGCCCAATAAACATCTTCATATAAGGCTGATGGCGAAATCGGAAGATTATCATGCACCTTTGCATAAACTATTCAATTTTGCACTCCATCTTCTTTTATGCCCAAATGGGGGAAAAATCACCTTTTCCGTCATACACATGCGGCACAACATAAGCTCATTTGGTGGACACTCGTTAGTTAATTTTAATGATTAGTAATCATGACGTACACACATAGTTTCGTTAACAATATGGATGGAGAAGATCTATTCTCCGCGAAGATCAGACGCAAACCGTCTGCCCGGGTGTTGTCTCTTCTCCTCGGCAGGCTTGGCGTCGAAAAAGTCGAGCAGCAGATTGGTCTTGACACACATGACTGGGTCCGAGACCCCTTCACACGGACCCGTGGTGGTTAATTGTGGAGCCCCCCAAAAGCGTTTGCCCGGGTGCTGGCGTTTATCCAGGAGCAGGAGgtcctcgtcgtcgtcctccaTATCGTCGTCGTCCGGCCGCCGCTTGCCGGGGTGTTGCCGCCGGGTGCGCGTCACCACGGAATAGCGCTTACCGGGGTGCTGCCGCTTGGAAGCTTCAACCATCACCAGGGGCTCCCAAACGCGTCCCACCGTCGAGCGCTTTCCAGGGTGCTGCCTCCTCTCAACCACCAGGtagtcttcatcttcatcttcatcaccGTCATCTTCCACATCCTCGCTGGACCTCCTGCCCGGATGCTGTCGCTTGGTCAACCGTCCGCCTGGAGAGGGTTGAGCGCCTGGCGGGTGCAAAGAGGGGTTACGcgcatcttcatcatcattttCGAGTGCAATTTGACGTTTAACTaggattttctttttacatttacaaataCATTTATACCGTTTGAAAATATGCCCTATCGAGCAATGTGTGATCTTCAACTCAATTTACCTactgagtgcaacattttcaatacCAATAATTTATTACTCGCTTGCCTGCTAATGCATAAGTGTGATAGGTTAGCTTTTTATTTCAGTAACATGTATTAGCTTTAGATgaatattatgtatatatttgtgggGAAAATGCCTTCTTAGTTTAACAATTTCCACGTTGAAAGACTATATACTTAGAATTCTGTTATGATGTGTGTTTCTCTCACCGTCTTGGTCTGGCATGCTTGTCAGGATGGAGCGCAGCAGCAATAGCTTCTGGGCTCTTTGCAAGAGTAGGTCATCAACGGTGCTTGGTCCCGCTTCTTCCTCAGATGAGATACTTTGCGTCCTGCACATCATCACCAAGTTGCAGAGCAGGACACAAGCCAGGAAGAGCAGGCAAGTCGACTTCATGCCGTCTCACTTGTTGGTATCAGAGGCAAATCCTTCTAAATCAACCTGAATTTGTATTTGAAGACATGTTTTGTGCAAAACGTCGTCCGCTCACCTGACCCGTCTTGAAGGTGATGAGGATGCTGGCTCACAGTCTGCAGCAATGCCGCTCACTGACTCGTAAGGTCAACTTTGTGTGCGCACACGACATTGCGTCTCCTGTTTTATACTGTATGCCGTGTCGACGTCACACTAACGGAGTCCTCTTGCGAGACACTTGACGTCATCAAGTGTTGGGTCTCACAAATGTAGACAGAAAAAGAATGCAGCCCGACCAGCAGGTCACTTCGAATTCCTTGCTAGACAGATTGTGTTAAACTCCATGCAGTAGTTATGTTTTGTGCAATTGTCATGTTTTCATACAATCACCTGGGGAGCAGCTTTTAACTATTAAGAAATTTAGCccaatttgatttttaaaatggtcTAACTTTTTCTATTTATGCAACTTTGTTTGTCGACATATGCCTTTTTTTGGACCAGTCTAGCCCGAATTGCTGTCAACTTCGTTTCATTCCACagtctgttgactgtacagctAAAGTTAGTATAGTACAATAAAAAGTAAATGACCTACGCATGAATTCTTCTCTTGCTATACACTTTGGTCTAACTCCATAAATTCATCTATGTTGATTTCTGAAAAATAAGATGAAAATTATGAGATGGTTGTCTGGAGTGCTATTCCTCCTCCATATTCATCGTTTTGTCAAGTCATGTCTGGCTGAAACTTAACTTGTAGTCTTGTccgacaaaaaaagaagactaaagactaaaataattgaatgaatatatttattcattc includes the following:
- the rbsn gene encoding rabenosyn-5, which gives rise to MAANSYPNSLEGEVKEGFLCPLCFKDLQSFYQLQEHYEDEHSGDERRVRGQLKNLVEKAKKAKDKFLKRDGDERGDAGTYESFYYGGVDPYMWEPQELGATRSHLDMFKKQRAARIDHYVIEVNKLIIRLEKLTSFDRTNSDTAKIRAIEKSIVPWVRDADVPFCPDCGSKFNLRNRRHHCRLCGSIMCRKCVEFVPLPLAQKLINSTREALSLAGSHFQSQSPSGMGSRRGSVSSVNSVTSVMDDKDDEKIRCCRHCTDTLRKKQHKLEDKDYVPDIVKLYERLRMCMDKVDEKAPEYIRMAESLNAGETTYNLDTAGGLRLEVQKYYELIDALSKRILTLGVKDYPQPHPKVLQLQKMVRYSATLFVQEKLLGLMSLPTKDKYEELKENRKRQQEMRLQQERLAAQQSVTKNRSAASTNGELQDAPRAVNMTKAGGWLPSADSSDHVRVALDDPLLQQIENIRSFLRQAREAQRTDEAAMLEENLLQLQDEYDRRQTDLALTLSRKLAEEEDERRDELRRLEDWEREENQHGDPSMKVALDHDASSLAKELPPPHADGRGDATSDEASTPAEDDPSNPFCEDIKRERRQAAGEKREYNPFDEDDAATDRVPNNPFEEERDIADGRNPFTDDNEERDDSAGSGKNPFAECSEASASTNPFDCDDDDNVDLIEEELLVQQIDNIRAYIFDAKLSGRTDEVELLSENLRELQQALREHKKNEQTLRH
- the trh gene encoding pro-thyrotropin-releasing hormone, whose amino-acid sequence is MKSTCLLFLACVLLCNLVMMCRTQSISSEEEAGPSTVDDLLLQRAQKLLLLRSILTSMPDQDGAQPSPGGRLTKRQHPGRRSSEDVEDDGDEDEDEDYLVVERRQHPGKRSTVGRVWEPLVMVEASKRQHPGKRYSVVTRTRRQHPGKRRPDDDDMEDDDEDLLLLDKRQHPGKRFWGAPQLTTTGPCEGVSDPVMCVKTNLLLDFFDAKPAEEKRQHPGRRFASDLRGE